The Wolbachia endosymbiont of Ctenocephalides felis wCfeT genomic interval TTTAGGAGGGGTAGCAACTTCTCCTCCTTTTTAAACACTATGAAGCATCAAGCCTCTTAACCTGGCTTGCTAATATCAGCGAGTTGTTCTTCAAATATTTTTCCACAAGACTTGCAAGTCTTTTTGGGTGATTTAAGTAGCTCCATTCTGCTTGTAGGACCTTTATATCACTTTGCACTAAGTTAATTTCATTTTTTATTTTTATTAACTCTCTATTTAATGATTGAACATGTAATTTAATCTGAAATAGCCCAACAACGCTGAGGAGAAATATAATTACTGAGATGATACAGAGGATTTTCATAATAGTCTTTGTATAGCCCTCAGTTTCGCTGAACGTGCACGTGGGTTTGCATTTACTTCTTCTGCATTTGCTGTAATCACTTTTTTATTTAGTAAGGAAAATTTTTTGCAGTTATCTGAGCATAAATCTCTAAAAAAGTTTTTAACTATGCGATCTTCCAGAGAGTGAAAGGTAACGACGACTAATTTTCCACCTTCATTTAAAACTTCAGATGCAGCTTTTATGCCCTTTTCAAGCTCACCAAGCTCATCGTTCACCCATATCCTGATTGCCTGAAATGTTCTTGTTGCTGGATCAATTTTGCTTTTCCCGCGAAAAACCATAGAACGCACGATATTTGCAAGTTCAAACGTAGTTTTAATTGGTTTCTTTTTGCGTGCATTTACTATTGCTCGTGCGATTCTGCGAGAGTGACGCTCTCCGCCATAATTGTAGATAGTGTTTGCAATTTCCTCTTCGCGCAAAGCATTAACAAATGTTGCAGCATTTATATGGGAGGAATTATCCATGCTCATATCAAGTGGCCCGTCATGCAAAAATGAAAACCCTCTTTCTCCATTATCAAGCTGCATAGATGAAACTCCAACATCAAAAACTACCCCATCTACATACTTACCTTCTAATATATTCTTTATGTTACTGAACTTATCGATAAATAGTTTTATTTTATCTGGATATTTTATACTCAAGTCATTATAAAATTTATTAACTGTTTCATCTCTATCGATTGCATATACTTTGCAATCTGCTGAATCCAGTATTCCTTTACTATATCCTCCAGCACCAAACGTTGCATCAACATATGTACCACCATTTTGTGGTGATAGCATTGATAGCATCTCTTTTAGTAAAACCGGAGTGTGTGTCATAGAAGAAGGTTTTGTGTTGTATGTTGGCACAATTGCGCGAACATTGCAATACAGCGCGTATTATACGGGTATTAAAATTTTTATGAATTTTATAGGTAATCCTGAAGTAATTGCCTCTAAAGCTATAATTATGGTTAATAAGATTGACAAAATTAAGAATATAAAGTAAAATTTATATATTAGTAATAATATTTTTAATAGGAGAATAGAATGCCTGGTTGTCATTATGGAACTTATGAAGATGTTTTAAAAATACAGGTAAGCAAGTTTGATAAAACATTCAAAGAGCTTTATGGAATTTATGGAGATGTTTTAAAAATACAGGCAAGCGAGTCTGGTAAGACATTCAAAGAGCTTTTAGAAGAGATATTTGCAATAGAAAAAGATATATTTGCAGTAGAAGGCATATCTAAGATTAGAAAGTTTGATTTAACAAATTGTCAAATTGGAGATGAAGAGATAAAAACTCTAGTGGAATATTTGAAGAAAAGTAAGATTACATCACTTGATTTAAGTGGGAACAACATTGGAGATGAAGGTGTAAAAACTCTAGAAGAAAAGGGGATTCTTAAGAACCTTACATCGCTTAATTTAAGTGGGAACCGAGTTACAGATGAAGGTGTAAAAGTTCTAGAAAAAGCTAAAATAGAAGCTATTAAGAAAAATAAAACTTTTATATTTAATTTAAGAAATAACCCAATTGGAGATGAGTGTAAACAAGCTATAACAGAATCTCTGGAGAAAAATATTGGTTTAAGAAGGAATTCACTCATAATACATGGCACTAGCCGTGGTGCAGAACGTGGCGCGATTGCTGGATTAT includes:
- the rsmH gene encoding 16S rRNA (cytosine(1402)-N(4))-methyltransferase RsmH, with product MTHTPVLLKEMLSMLSPQNGGTYVDATFGAGGYSKGILDSADCKVYAIDRDETVNKFYNDLSIKYPDKIKLFIDKFSNIKNILEGKYVDGVVFDVGVSSMQLDNGERGFSFLHDGPLDMSMDNSSHINAATFVNALREEEIANTIYNYGGERHSRRIARAIVNARKKKPIKTTFELANIVRSMVFRGKSKIDPATRTFQAIRIWVNDELGELEKGIKAASEVLNEGGKLVVVTFHSLEDRIVKNFFRDLCSDNCKKFSLLNKKVITANAEEVNANPRARSAKLRAIQRLL